DNA sequence from the Pseudoduganella plicata genome:
GGCGCTGACGGGACCGTTGATGGTCCAGCGCAGCTCGACGCCGTTGCCGGCCCCGGTGGCGCTCAGGCAGACGGTGGCGCCGCCGCCGCTGCCGCACTGCGTCTGCGCCTGTACCAATGGGGCCGCGCCGACGGCCAGCGCGACCAACGTTCCGATTAGCGATCTCATCTTCTTCTACCTTTCAGGAAAGGGCCCGGCCGGTGTCTCCTCCGGATGCGGGCATGTGGGGAAAGCGTTGTTGTAGGGGTATTGTCGGAGGGGGGCGACGACGCGGCAATTGTGAAATCCGCCAAGGACGGACATAAAATCGCGTGCAAAGAAAAAACGGCGCCGCAGCGCCGTTCACCCCTCAAAACCCGGGACAGTCCCTGGTTTTAAAGAAATTTCCTGGAAACAGGGGTCTGTCCCGGGTTTTTTAATACTGCTGCTTGCGTACGCCCTCTGGCGTGCCCAGCAGGCAGACGTCTGCGCCGCGGGCAGCGAACAGGCCGACGGCCACGACGCCGACGATCGCGTTGATGCGCGTTTCCAGCGCCACCGGGTCGGTGATCGACAGGCCGGCCACGTCGACGATGTTGCCGCCGTTGTCGGTGACGAACGCTTCCTCGGAGCCGGCTTTCGTGCGCAGCTTCGGCTGGCCGCCCAGCGCGGCCAGCTGACGCATGACGGCATTGCGCGCCATCGGCAGCACTTCCACCGGCAGGGGGAACTTGCCCAGGGTTTCGACCAGCTTGGAGCCGTCGGCGATGCAGACGAACTGCTTCGACACGGAGGCAACGATCTTCTCGCGCGTCAGCGCCGCGCCGCCGCCCTTGATCATGGCGCCCTGCGCGTTGATCTCGTCGGCACCGTCGATGTAGACGGCAATCGAGTCGACGTCGTTCAGGTCGAACACGGGAATGCCGTGGCCGGCCAGGCGCGCGGCAGTCGCTTCCGACGACGCCACGGTGCCCTTGATGCGGTCCTTGATCTTCGCCAGCTCGTCGATGAAGAAGTTGGCCGTCGAGCCGGTGCCGACCCCGATGATCTCGCCATCGACAACGTAGTCGATGGCGGCGCGGGCGGTGGCTTGTTTCAGTTCGTCTTGGGTCATGATTGCAATGGTAGGATGGGGAATCGGATCGGGCGTCATTCTACCAGCAGCACATGACAGGTACGCCGGGACGCCGGACCCGCGACCGTTGTGCGAAAATGGGCCTTCGACAAGACTTGCAGACAACCACATGCCGAACCCCATCGTATTGATCGTCGACGACAGCCGTGTTTCCCGCCTGGTCACGCGCCAGCACATCCTGGCCCGCCATGCCGACTGGACCGTCGTCGAAGCCGGCACCGGCGAGGAAGCACTCGCCAGGGCGCCGGAACTGCAGCCCCAGCTGGTGCTGCTGGACGTGAACATGCCAGGCATGGGCGGTGTCGCTGCGGCTGAACAGATGCGCCGGCTGCTGCCGGCGGCCCATATCTCGCTGCTGACGGCCAATGTGCAGGAAGCCACCCGCAAGCGCGCCCAGGATCTCGGCATCGGCTTCATGGAAAAGCCCATTACCGAGGAACGCATCGCCCGTCTGATCGCCCCGCTGGAAGGCTGATATGGTTGAACTGTCCGAACTGGAGCATGACGCCCTCGTCGAGATCTTCAATATCGGCGTGGGACAGGCCGCGGCCGCCATGAGCGGCATCGTCGGCGAGGAGGTGACGATGTCGGTGCCGTCGATTACCTTCCTGTCGCGCATAGAAGCGGCCCAGCTGCTGGAGGATGCGCACCGCCGCAGCGGCAGCATGCAGGGCACTGGCGAGCGCATCTGCGGCGTCAGCCAGCATTACGAGGGCGCATTCCAGACCGAAGCCATCCTGATGTTTCCGGAAGACAAAAGCCTGGAAATCGTCCGGCTCATGGTGGGCGAATCCGTGCCGCTGGCCGAGCTGTCGGAAATGGAACAGGAAGCGATGAGCGAAATCGGCAATATCATCCTCAATTCCTGCGTCGGCACGCTGGCCAATATCTTCCAGCAAGAGCTGCATGGCTCGCTGCCCGTCTACCAGGTGGGCAGCAGCGACGAGATCCTGGACGCCACCGGCAGCCGCGCCGAAACGGTCGTCATGATGCTGCACATCGACTTCATCCTGGAAAAGCACCAGATCCACGGCTATGTTGCATTCATTCTCGACGTGACGGCACTGCACGACCTGAAGGAACAGATCGACCGGTATCTGGCGCGGGCGATGGGACAGCATTGACAGCATGACCGATACTACTCGCCTGCAATTACTGGAAAGCGTACTGGAAGCGGTCAGCGTCGGCGCCGTCGTGCTCGATGCCGACGGCCGCATCGTGCTGTGGAACCGCTGGATGAGCCGCCATTCGGGCTGTGCCACCCACAAGGCCGTCGGCACCGAGCTGTTCGACCTGCTGCCGGAGCTGCGCGGCGGGCGCGTGCAGGCGGCCGTCACGCAGGCCCTGCAGAACAATTTTTCGTCGCTGCTGTCGCAGACGCTGAACCGCTCGCCCTTCCCCCTGTTCGCCAGTCCCGCCGCGGCAGCACGCGGCGAACGGATGCAGCAGGCCGTCGCC
Encoded proteins:
- the rpiA gene encoding ribose-5-phosphate isomerase RpiA, encoding MTQDELKQATARAAIDYVVDGEIIGVGTGSTANFFIDELAKIKDRIKGTVASSEATAARLAGHGIPVFDLNDVDSIAVYIDGADEINAQGAMIKGGGAALTREKIVASVSKQFVCIADGSKLVETLGKFPLPVEVLPMARNAVMRQLAALGGQPKLRTKAGSEEAFVTDNGGNIVDVAGLSITDPVALETRINAIVGVVAVGLFAARGADVCLLGTPEGVRKQQY
- a CDS encoding response regulator, whose translation is MPNPIVLIVDDSRVSRLVTRQHILARHADWTVVEAGTGEEALARAPELQPQLVLLDVNMPGMGGVAAAEQMRRLLPAAHISLLTANVQEATRKRAQDLGIGFMEKPITEERIARLIAPLEG
- a CDS encoding chemotaxis protein CheC; protein product: MVELSELEHDALVEIFNIGVGQAAAAMSGIVGEEVTMSVPSITFLSRIEAAQLLEDAHRRSGSMQGTGERICGVSQHYEGAFQTEAILMFPEDKSLEIVRLMVGESVPLAELSEMEQEAMSEIGNIILNSCVGTLANIFQQELHGSLPVYQVGSSDEILDATGSRAETVVMMLHIDFILEKHQIHGYVAFILDVTALHDLKEQIDRYLARAMGQH